A stretch of Hydractinia symbiolongicarpus strain clone_291-10 chromosome 9, HSymV2.1, whole genome shotgun sequence DNA encodes these proteins:
- the LOC130656948 gene encoding uncharacterized protein LOC130656948, translating into MEAAQKFVDEQLAVHKVVVFSKSYCPYCTMAKEALKEIKADYHLIEIENRSDCDAIQDVLLKMTGARSVPRVFINKKCIGGGSETKAMKQSGELQKLIAA; encoded by the exons ATGGAAGCtgctcaaaagtttgttgatGAACAGCTAGCTGTGCATAAAGTGGTGGTCTTTTCCAAAAGTTATTGTCCGTACTGTACAATGGCTAAAGAAGCGTTGAAGGAGATTAAAGCTGATTATCACCTAATTGAGATAGAAAACAGAAGTGATTGTGATGCAATACAAGACGTGCTTTTAAAAATGACTGGTGCTAGAAGT GTGCCACGAGTGTTTATAAACAAGAAGTGCATTGGTGGAGGTAGTGAAACCAAGGCAATGAAACAATCTGGTGAACTACAAAAATTAATTGCTGCGTAA